A stretch of Imperialibacter roseus DNA encodes these proteins:
- a CDS encoding nicotinate phosphoribosyltransferase — MKITKDLYSASMALLTDLYQLTMAFGYWKSGKADQKAVFNLFFRNNPFGGGYTVACGLEYVVDYLNNFHFSKQDLSYLAETTGNDGQPLFEPAFLEYLANLKFTCDIEAVPEGTIVFPHEPMVRVTGSILQCQLIETPLLNLINFQTLVATKASRIYQAAGGDPVMEFGLRRAQGIDGALAASRSAFIGGCTSTSNVMAGKLFGIPVSGTHAHSWVMSFDSEKEAFETYAEAMPNNTVLLVDTYDTEEGIRQAIAVGKTMQAKGQQLMGIRIDSGDLAYFSQMAREMLDEAGLKNVKVVASNDLDENLIQSLKLQEAKIDVWGIGTKLVTAYDQPALGAVYKLSAIENNGKWEYKLKLSEQTVKMNNPGIQQVKRFDDGRQYVGDMIFDVNTELKKKSLIIDPMDATKRKTLNAEKLSSEDLLVPVFKNGRCIYALPDIKDIKKRHTEQLGMLDRSVKRFVNPHVYPVGLEESLHKAKTELILKLRKVTSNE; from the coding sequence ATGAAGATTACGAAAGACTTATACAGTGCTTCCATGGCGCTGCTTACCGACCTTTACCAGTTAACGATGGCTTTTGGCTACTGGAAGTCGGGCAAGGCAGACCAGAAGGCTGTTTTTAACCTATTCTTTAGAAACAACCCTTTTGGTGGGGGCTACACAGTCGCCTGCGGCCTGGAATACGTAGTAGACTATCTCAACAACTTTCATTTTTCAAAGCAGGACCTCAGCTACCTGGCTGAGACAACAGGCAACGACGGGCAACCGCTGTTTGAGCCTGCATTTCTCGAGTATCTGGCCAACCTGAAGTTTACCTGTGATATCGAAGCGGTGCCCGAAGGAACCATCGTTTTTCCCCACGAACCTATGGTGCGGGTGACAGGTTCCATTCTTCAATGCCAACTCATCGAAACGCCTCTTTTGAACCTTATCAATTTCCAAACGCTGGTGGCTACCAAAGCTTCCCGCATCTACCAGGCTGCCGGCGGTGATCCGGTTATGGAGTTTGGTTTGAGGAGGGCGCAAGGTATTGACGGAGCGCTGGCCGCTAGTCGCTCCGCTTTTATCGGCGGCTGCACTTCCACCAGCAACGTGATGGCGGGTAAGCTCTTCGGAATTCCGGTAAGCGGTACCCATGCCCATAGCTGGGTGATGTCGTTCGATAGTGAGAAGGAGGCTTTTGAAACTTATGCCGAAGCCATGCCTAACAATACGGTGCTGCTGGTCGACACCTACGACACGGAGGAAGGCATCCGGCAGGCCATCGCTGTCGGAAAGACGATGCAGGCCAAAGGGCAGCAGTTGATGGGTATTCGGATAGACAGCGGTGACCTGGCCTATTTCTCGCAAATGGCCAGAGAGATGCTTGACGAAGCCGGCCTGAAGAATGTGAAAGTTGTGGCCAGCAACGACCTGGATGAAAACCTCATTCAGAGTTTGAAGCTGCAGGAAGCGAAAATTGACGTATGGGGCATCGGCACTAAGCTGGTGACAGCCTATGACCAGCCGGCGCTGGGGGCAGTGTACAAGCTGTCGGCCATTGAGAACAATGGAAAGTGGGAATATAAGCTGAAGCTTTCTGAGCAAACGGTAAAAATGAACAACCCGGGTATCCAGCAGGTCAAGAGGTTCGATGACGGCAGGCAGTACGTGGGCGATATGATTTTTGACGTAAATACAGAGCTGAAAAAGAAGAGCCTCATTATTGACCCGATGGATGCTACAAAGAGAAAAACACTGAATGCGGAGAAGCTAAGTAGTGAAGATTTGCTGGTGCCGGTTTTCAAAAATGGTCGTTGTATCTATGCCTTGCCCGACATAAAGGATATCAAGAAGCGGCACACTGAGCAACTTGGTATGCTCGATAGAAGTGTAAAACGCTTTGTGAATCCACATGTTTACCCCGTAGGGTTGGAGGAAAGCCTTCATAAGGCCAAAACAGAACTGATTCTAAAACTTCGAAAAGTGACTAGCAATGAATAA
- the pncA gene encoding bifunctional nicotinamidase/pyrazinamidase: protein MNKEALIVVDIQNDFLPGGALAVNQGDEIIPFVNELMEQFDLVVVTQDWHPANHGSFAANHEGKKPGEIIDLHGLPQIMWPVHCVQGSKGAEFASNLNTTRFRKVFRKGTDSTIDSYSGLFDNGKRKSTGLGEYLKSEGVEKVTVVGLAADYCVKFTALDAKEFGFEVVLPVAGTRAVNLRPGDFEKALKELERAGVEVRR, encoded by the coding sequence ATGAATAAAGAAGCCCTGATCGTTGTAGACATACAAAACGACTTTCTTCCTGGTGGTGCGCTGGCAGTTAACCAGGGTGATGAGATCATTCCTTTTGTCAATGAGTTGATGGAACAGTTCGACCTCGTCGTTGTTACACAAGACTGGCACCCGGCCAACCACGGTAGCTTTGCGGCTAACCACGAAGGGAAGAAGCCGGGCGAGATAATTGACTTGCATGGACTGCCTCAGATCATGTGGCCGGTGCATTGTGTGCAGGGGTCGAAAGGCGCTGAGTTTGCTTCAAATTTGAATACGACAAGATTTAGGAAAGTATTTCGAAAAGGCACCGACTCCACAATTGATAGCTATAGCGGCTTGTTCGACAACGGGAAGAGGAAGTCGACAGGACTTGGCGAATACTTAAAATCAGAAGGTGTGGAGAAAGTTACTGTGGTGGGGCTGGCTGCCGATTACTGCGTGAAGTTCACCGCTTTGGATGCGAAGGAATTTGGCTTTGAGGTCGTGTTGCCTGTGGCGGGCACACGGGCCGTCAACTTGCGACCAGGTGATTTTGAAAAGGCCCTGAAGGAATTGGAAAGGGCAGGGGTGGAGGTGAGGCGGTAA
- the gap gene encoding type I glyceraldehyde-3-phosphate dehydrogenase, which produces MTKVKVGINGFGRIGRLVFRAAINNPSIEIVGINDLIEPDYMAYMLKYDSTHGLFKGEVSVKGGNLVVNGQTIRVTAEKDPANLKWNEVSAEYVVESTGLFLTKETAEKHIAAGAKKVVMSAPSKDDTPMFVMGVNHTEYKSNINIVSNASCTTNCLAPLAKVLHDKFGIVEGLMTTVHATTATQKTVDGPSMKDWRGGRGAGQNIIPSSTGAAKAVGKVIPSLNGKLTGMSFRVPTPDVSVVDLTCRLEKAASYEDIKKAMKDAADGPMKGIMGYTEDAVVSTDFVGDARSSIFDADAGISLNANFVKVVSWYDNEWGYSNRVVDLVLHMASVK; this is translated from the coding sequence ATGACAAAAGTAAAAGTAGGTATCAATGGTTTCGGTCGTATAGGTCGCCTGGTGTTCAGGGCGGCTATCAACAACCCCTCGATCGAAATCGTAGGAATCAATGACCTGATCGAACCAGATTATATGGCATATATGCTCAAGTACGACTCCACCCATGGTCTGTTCAAGGGTGAGGTGTCCGTAAAGGGCGGCAACCTGGTTGTAAATGGTCAGACGATCCGGGTAACTGCAGAAAAGGATCCTGCCAATTTGAAATGGAATGAAGTTAGCGCTGAGTATGTAGTTGAATCTACAGGCCTCTTCCTTACCAAAGAAACTGCTGAGAAGCACATTGCTGCAGGTGCCAAGAAGGTAGTAATGTCTGCTCCTTCGAAAGATGATACCCCTATGTTTGTTATGGGTGTAAATCACACTGAATACAAGAGCAATATCAATATCGTTTCAAACGCTTCATGTACCACCAACTGTCTGGCTCCGCTTGCTAAGGTGCTTCATGACAAGTTCGGTATCGTGGAAGGTTTGATGACCACAGTACATGCCACCACTGCTACACAGAAAACTGTCGACGGCCCTTCTATGAAAGACTGGAGAGGCGGACGTGGCGCTGGTCAAAACATCATCCCATCATCTACCGGCGCTGCTAAAGCTGTAGGAAAAGTTATTCCTTCACTAAACGGTAAACTGACTGGTATGTCGTTCCGTGTTCCTACTCCTGACGTATCTGTGGTTGACCTTACCTGCAGACTTGAGAAAGCTGCTAGCTATGAAGACATCAAAAAAGCTATGAAAGATGCTGCCGATGGACCTATGAAAGGCATTATGGGCTACACTGAAGATGCGGTAGTAAGCACCGACTTCGTTGGAGACGCTCGCTCGTCTATCTTCGATGCTGACGCTGGCATCAGCCTGAACGCTAACTTCGTGAAAGTAGTATCATGGTACGACAACGAGTGGGGCTATAGCAACCGTGTGGTTGACTTGGTGCTTCATATGGCTTCAGTTAAGTAA